One Desulfocurvibacter africanus subsp. africanus DSM 2603 genomic region harbors:
- a CDS encoding protein-tyrosine phosphatase family protein gives MASHYKVNWVTDSLAVGSAPMNHDDLGALKDQGITAILNLCAEFCDLHWIESEAGFETYYLPIPDEQAPDLPELEKALDWLDEVIYLGKRALIHCRHGIGRTGTVLNAYLLRKGLGSKLANRTLKPLKSKPVNFNQWWFIRKYGQREKPLTLREPMLEVRHMVDLVPFLAEHEQILAALDSQLGEEERLCGREHAGCCRDLVEVPLAEAVYVKHAMTELLSRTSREMCVKQAVEATRAVRQARSSCGGQRFGPEVRTAYRAAEVLCPLNEYGECLIFERRPMACRAFDLPSEQRDELLALAEARSRDISARLLASYAGSTNGLTPPRFTLPEVVSGKFVQEFFHMLSSPEAQEQAGDKAEGRP, from the coding sequence ATGGCCAGCCACTACAAAGTCAACTGGGTGACCGATTCCCTCGCCGTGGGCTCCGCGCCCATGAACCATGACGACCTGGGCGCTCTAAAGGACCAGGGCATCACGGCGATCCTCAACCTGTGCGCCGAGTTTTGCGATCTGCACTGGATCGAGTCGGAAGCGGGCTTCGAAACCTACTATCTGCCCATTCCGGACGAGCAGGCCCCGGATTTGCCGGAGCTTGAAAAGGCCCTGGACTGGCTGGACGAGGTCATCTACCTGGGCAAGAGGGCGCTCATCCACTGCCGTCACGGCATCGGCCGCACGGGCACGGTGCTCAATGCCTACCTGCTGCGCAAGGGCCTGGGCTCCAAGCTGGCCAACCGCACGCTCAAACCCCTCAAGTCCAAGCCCGTCAATTTCAACCAGTGGTGGTTCATCCGCAAGTACGGCCAGCGCGAGAAGCCTTTGACCCTGCGCGAGCCCATGCTCGAAGTGCGGCACATGGTGGACCTGGTTCCGTTCCTGGCCGAGCACGAGCAAATCCTGGCCGCCCTGGACAGCCAGCTCGGCGAGGAAGAGCGCTTGTGCGGCCGCGAGCACGCCGGATGCTGCCGCGATCTGGTAGAAGTTCCCTTGGCCGAGGCGGTGTATGTGAAGCACGCCATGACCGAGCTTCTGTCACGTACCAGCCGTGAGATGTGCGTGAAGCAAGCCGTGGAGGCCACGCGCGCCGTGCGCCAGGCGCGTAGCTCCTGCGGGGGCCAACGCTTCGGGCCGGAGGTGCGGACGGCCTATCGGGCGGCCGAAGTGCTCTGTCCGTTGAATGAATATGGGGAGTGTTTGATCTTCGAGCGCAGGCCCATGGCCTGCCGAGCCTTCGATCTGCCGAGTGAGCAGCGTGACGAGTTGCTGGCCCTGGCCGAGGCGCGCTCGCGGGACATCTCGGCGCGGCTTCTGGCGTCCTATGCCGGCAGCACGAACGGCCTTACGCCCCCGCGCTTCACCTTGCCGGAGGTGGTTTCAGGCAAGTTCGTGCAGGAGTTCTTCCACATGCTGTCCAGCCCCGAGGCGCAGGAGCAGGCAGGTGATAAGGCGGAGGGCCGGCCCTAG
- a CDS encoding tetratricopeptide repeat protein: protein MTTTNTKFLQQQRLHEKTVREFVEQQGGVFLALSDDSVFVNNLRGAAYKHLALRAGAVRSFSGREHLIRELKEVIKNRNKPLIFVERETDSVSNADFIKFLRANIPDIFILVLTTEIAKEHLILFLEMGANSCITKPISIDQLVEKIAFTVKPPTQLVALIERGKKLMFLKEYEKALKIATKVLEVKPNSPAGLMLKGDSLKALGKRKDALVAYRQASDMAEMYLEPLKKLADYYNEEGDDQRELVYLDQLDQLSPLNIDRKMSIGRINANLGNFEKAEEVFDQVVRLTNRDAKTRVASVSKNIGEYLTQKNAKLAEKYLTHSLRTKRNMISKSDMETFNTLGIALRNQGKWQEAVKNYMSALTIAPNEANLHYNMSLAYTDGEDFAHAAEHMDEATRLDPTLGEDNDIVSYNIGYAFLRVKQVQKSGKYLTMALKLNPQNEDAQGALAKLRVLATEMAAAAKAAAAQKAQQG from the coding sequence ATGACAACAACAAACACCAAGTTTTTACAGCAGCAACGTCTGCATGAAAAGACCGTGCGCGAATTCGTCGAGCAGCAGGGCGGCGTGTTCCTAGCCTTGTCCGACGATTCGGTATTCGTCAACAATTTGCGCGGAGCGGCCTACAAGCATTTGGCCCTGCGCGCTGGGGCGGTGCGCAGCTTCAGTGGCCGGGAGCACCTCATCAGGGAGCTCAAGGAGGTCATCAAGAACCGCAACAAGCCGCTCATCTTCGTGGAACGCGAGACCGACAGCGTATCCAACGCAGATTTCATCAAATTTCTGCGCGCCAACATCCCGGACATCTTCATCCTCGTGCTGACCACGGAGATCGCCAAGGAGCATCTCATCCTGTTCCTGGAAATGGGCGCCAACTCCTGCATCACCAAGCCTATTTCCATCGATCAGCTCGTGGAGAAGATCGCCTTCACGGTCAAGCCGCCCACGCAACTCGTGGCCCTCATCGAACGCGGCAAGAAGCTCATGTTCCTCAAGGAGTACGAGAAGGCCCTCAAGATCGCCACCAAGGTTCTGGAGGTCAAGCCCAACTCCCCGGCCGGCCTCATGCTCAAGGGCGACTCGCTAAAAGCCCTCGGCAAGCGCAAGGATGCCCTGGTGGCCTATCGCCAAGCCAGCGACATGGCCGAGATGTATCTGGAACCGCTCAAGAAGCTGGCCGATTACTACAACGAAGAGGGTGACGATCAACGCGAGCTCGTGTACCTGGACCAGCTCGACCAACTCTCGCCGCTCAACATCGATCGCAAGATGTCCATCGGCCGCATCAACGCCAACCTGGGCAACTTCGAGAAGGCCGAGGAGGTCTTCGACCAGGTGGTGCGCCTGACCAACCGGGATGCCAAGACCCGCGTGGCCAGCGTGTCCAAGAACATTGGCGAGTACCTGACCCAGAAGAACGCCAAGCTGGCCGAAAAATACCTGACGCACAGCCTGCGCACCAAGCGCAACATGATCTCCAAGTCCGACATGGAGACCTTCAATACCCTGGGCATCGCCCTGCGTAACCAGGGCAAGTGGCAGGAAGCCGTCAAAAACTACATGTCGGCCCTCACGATCGCGCCGAACGAAGCCAACCTGCACTACAACATGTCGCTGGCCTACACCGATGGCGAAGATTTCGCACATGCGGCCGAGCACATGGACGAAGCCACTCGTCTGGACCCCACGCTCGGCGAGGACAACGACATCGTCAGCTACAACATTGGCTACGCATTCCTACGGGTGAAGCAGGTTCAGAAATCGGGCAAGTACCTGACCATGGCTCTTAAGCTCAATCCGCAAAACGAAGACGCCCAAGGGGCCCTGGCCAAGCTCAGGGTCTTGGCCACGGAGATGGCCGCGGCTGCCAAGGCCGCGGCGGCGCAGAAGGCTCAACAGGGCTAG
- a CDS encoding tetratricopeptide repeat protein, with protein MKETHDAKGLSGAKVSRRGLLLGLVNRFRGPEEAGGQVTGIAPESLQADALAGSGEYAQAAAAYRCILEQSPEAHDIRAKLGWCLYKAGRIVQAKVELQRVLRKAESRLASLYLGLCLTREGKLEAALKAWQNYFNPDEPEIMREINLIRARLESGQTLEPQAAADQVEAAADRSKA; from the coding sequence GTGAAGGAAACGCATGATGCTAAGGGCCTGAGCGGAGCCAAAGTATCCCGGCGCGGTTTGCTCCTGGGACTGGTCAATCGCTTTCGTGGCCCCGAAGAGGCCGGAGGGCAGGTTACAGGCATCGCGCCCGAGTCACTGCAGGCCGATGCACTGGCCGGAAGCGGCGAATACGCACAGGCCGCAGCCGCCTACCGCTGTATCCTGGAACAGTCGCCCGAGGCTCACGATATCCGAGCCAAGCTCGGCTGGTGCCTGTATAAAGCCGGCAGGATCGTTCAGGCCAAGGTCGAGTTGCAGCGAGTGCTGCGCAAGGCCGAGAGCCGTCTTGCTTCGCTATACCTGGGCCTGTGCCTGACTCGCGAAGGCAAGCTGGAAGCTGCCTTAAAGGCTTGGCAAAACTATTTCAACCCGGATGAACCGGAGATCATGCGCGAGATCAATCTGATCCGGGCGCGGCTTGAGTCGGGGCAAACCCTGGAGCCGCAGGCGGCCGCCGATCAAGTGGAGGCCGCGGCTGACCGCAGCAAGGCTTAA
- a CDS encoding DMT family transporter gives MRSKTEKSGLTGLPLMAGAVLISFAPVFVKISGVGPATAGFYRLLFGGLALSLAALVGGRLSLPSGGRLGLVLLAAVLFALDLAFWHRSIHHVGPGLATVLGNFQVFVLAVAGILFFRERPGLRFFAAVLMAMLGVFLLVGTDWRSQGFEYRLGVIEGLITAVFYGAYLITLRRVQSSQGHAAQVAGIAAVSLLSVVPMFGVMLLQGESLAIPDLRSGGVLLAYGVLCQGGGWLLISRGLPRVTVSAAGLFILLQPTLSFVWDVLFFARPLRLTDLAGAALALGAIYLGTRSTQTPATQA, from the coding sequence ATGCGCAGCAAAACCGAAAAGAGCGGGCTGACCGGATTGCCCCTAATGGCTGGGGCAGTCCTCATCAGCTTCGCTCCGGTCTTCGTGAAAATTTCGGGGGTGGGCCCAGCCACGGCTGGCTTCTACCGTCTGCTATTCGGCGGCTTGGCGCTGAGCCTTGCGGCCCTCGTCGGCGGGCGGCTCAGCTTGCCTAGTGGCGGCCGGCTGGGGCTGGTGCTGCTCGCGGCCGTGCTCTTCGCCTTGGACCTGGCCTTCTGGCACCGCTCCATCCACCACGTGGGACCGGGACTGGCCACGGTGCTCGGCAATTTCCAGGTCTTTGTCCTCGCCGTCGCGGGAATCCTGTTCTTCCGAGAGCGACCTGGACTGCGCTTTTTTGCAGCGGTGCTCATGGCCATGCTTGGCGTATTCCTACTGGTGGGCACGGATTGGCGAAGCCAAGGCTTCGAGTACAGGCTGGGAGTGATCGAAGGCTTGATCACCGCCGTATTCTACGGAGCATATCTCATCACCCTGCGCCGGGTGCAATCCAGCCAGGGCCATGCGGCTCAGGTGGCGGGCATCGCCGCCGTGAGCCTGTTGAGCGTCGTGCCCATGTTCGGGGTCATGCTCCTGCAGGGCGAATCACTAGCCATACCGGACCTGCGTAGCGGCGGAGTGCTCCTGGCCTACGGAGTGCTCTGCCAGGGCGGCGGCTGGCTGCTCATCTCTCGCGGCCTGCCGCGGGTCACGGTTTCGGCGGCCGGCCTGTTCATTCTCCTGCAGCCTACCCTGTCCTTTGTCTGGGACGTGCTCTTCTTCGCCCGGCCCCTGCGTCTCACGGATCTTGCCGGTGCGGCCCTGGCCCTTGGGGCCATATACCTTGGAACCCGCAGCACGCAGACGCCAGCGACCCAAGCGTAA
- a CDS encoding GlsB/YeaQ/YmgE family stress response membrane protein — translation MLYLLFMLVIGALAGWLAGKIMRGGGFGLPKNILLGIAGAFIGGILFRLVGFRPFGPIGALISATVGAVLLLWIVGRFRRG, via the coding sequence ATGCTCTATCTCCTGTTCATGCTCGTCATCGGTGCGCTGGCCGGCTGGCTGGCCGGGAAGATTATGCGCGGCGGCGGCTTCGGACTGCCGAAGAACATCCTTCTGGGCATCGCCGGCGCCTTCATCGGCGGCATTCTGTTCCGCCTTGTGGGCTTCAGACCTTTCGGCCCCATTGGCGCTCTGATTTCGGCGACGGTAGGCGCCGTGCTCCTGCTATGGATTGTGGGCCGATTCCGACGAGGCTAG
- a CDS encoding MarR family winged helix-turn-helix transcriptional regulator, giving the protein MLYTPEIPSEEILQKLSKRYPQMDPDSFRACLVLARCGTDMNAAFEDFLVECKLSQGRFMVLGLMNRTPEEPFTPTQLAKALGVSRATMTGLVDGLESAGLVERGIHSEDRRKMRVRMTAKGRKAMDEIMPEFYGSVASIMSGVNSSDHKLLVEMLETVSKALVAYRRGEHS; this is encoded by the coding sequence GTGCTGTACACTCCCGAGATTCCCTCGGAAGAAATTCTACAAAAGCTGTCCAAACGCTATCCGCAGATGGACCCTGATTCATTCAGGGCCTGCCTGGTGCTCGCGCGTTGCGGAACGGATATGAACGCAGCTTTTGAGGATTTCCTAGTCGAATGCAAGCTCTCCCAGGGCCGGTTCATGGTGCTGGGCTTGATGAACCGCACACCCGAAGAACCATTCACGCCGACTCAGTTGGCCAAGGCCCTTGGCGTATCCCGGGCGACCATGACCGGTCTGGTGGACGGCCTGGAATCGGCTGGGCTGGTGGAACGCGGCATCCACTCCGAGGATCGGCGCAAGATGCGCGTGCGCATGACTGCCAAAGGCCGCAAGGCCATGGACGAGATCATGCCCGAGTTCTACGGCTCGGTTGCGTCCATCATGAGCGGCGTCAATTCGTCCGACCACAAGCTGCTGGTGGAGATGCTCGAAACCGTAAGCAAGGCGCTCGTGGCCTACAGAAGAGGCGAGCATAGCTGA
- a CDS encoding RT0821/Lpp0805 family surface protein — translation MLRFERSVAILALTVLTACSGSTAGIGVGIGGGSGGGGVWVQGSPGALSREQPPAKVVTEGSALSVPASAQLSEGMRIWLQSQADLTDLKAINYGLEHNPQGEAMGWRNFDTGRAYSLIPGEYRSVNDRRCRDFELSMTQDGTTGQSFSGSACREETSQWSLEKGV, via the coding sequence ATGCTGCGGTTTGAACGCTCAGTGGCGATACTGGCGCTTACGGTTCTGACTGCCTGCTCCGGGAGCACGGCCGGCATAGGTGTGGGCATAGGCGGAGGTAGCGGAGGAGGCGGCGTCTGGGTCCAGGGCTCGCCTGGAGCCTTGAGTCGAGAACAGCCGCCCGCCAAGGTGGTCACCGAGGGCAGCGCGCTGTCTGTGCCCGCATCGGCCCAACTCTCCGAGGGCATGCGGATTTGGCTGCAGTCCCAGGCGGATCTGACGGACCTCAAGGCCATCAACTACGGCCTGGAGCACAATCCGCAGGGCGAGGCCATGGGCTGGCGCAACTTTGATACCGGCCGCGCCTATTCTCTCATTCCTGGCGAGTACAGAAGCGTGAACGACCGCCGCTGCCGTGATTTCGAATTGAGCATGACCCAGGACGGAACCACGGGGCAGTCCTTCTCGGGCTCGGCCTGCCGGGAAGAAACCAGTCAATGGAGCCTTGAAAAAGGCGTCTGA
- a CDS encoding bifunctional serine/threonine-protein kinase/formylglycine-generating enzyme family protein has protein sequence MHSIPLLEEGVILGGRWRLLGHIATGGKGIIYLAEHCELGRKAAVKMISPEFLRSVEDSGEAGTEVERFRREMRIMAQIRHPNVVQVFDQGTLELSGRDYDYYVMEYVPGPTMRQSMSEAGFGRDEDGLRRWLVEVFLPLLSGVEALHAMGVLHRDLKPENVLLDDGTPRIADFGLAGARFAPVVTRSHHVIGTIFYMAPEQFTDLQLADARMEVYALGKILYEAAAGRMRRDTSFIMETARLPQADGDLLRGLDRIVRRATAKDVGERIPGVRELRAELEALPLTPARRMADKVPADTRPQRQWWPAVALAALVLVLAVMTMRHSGPAPLNPIASAPQVEEPIGDLRVSADEKPASLGDGLPITLAAKDGGLLRLVPTGNVVVSEEQGADRRVSLPAFYLGSTEVTNLQFVEFLNSSLSRVEVRDGAVVHGEQIWLQLGEVLDGVEPIIFAGGEFRIGDPSLAANPVVRVTASGAAAYAAHYGQRLPTAEEWALAAGALPEPNRIGGEPDEEGQVQLPVGLPPENGLGLRGLDGNVREWAACDAALGATENQAFVVMGDTGALEGKGLKRGGLVGRQELHDCAPLPRQPWEAFEDVGFRTAMSAPRQDSAASPVG, from the coding sequence ATGCATAGCATTCCACTTCTGGAGGAAGGCGTCATTCTCGGGGGCCGCTGGAGGCTCTTGGGACATATCGCCACCGGCGGCAAGGGCATCATCTATCTGGCTGAGCACTGTGAGCTGGGCCGCAAGGCCGCGGTGAAGATGATCTCGCCCGAGTTCCTGCGCAGCGTGGAGGACTCGGGCGAAGCTGGAACCGAGGTGGAGCGCTTCCGGCGTGAGATGCGCATCATGGCCCAGATACGCCATCCCAATGTGGTTCAGGTCTTCGATCAGGGTACGCTGGAGCTGTCTGGCCGCGACTATGATTACTACGTCATGGAGTACGTGCCCGGCCCGACCATGCGTCAGTCCATGTCCGAGGCTGGTTTCGGCCGAGACGAGGACGGCCTGCGCCGCTGGCTGGTCGAGGTATTCCTGCCGCTCTTGTCCGGAGTCGAGGCCCTGCACGCCATGGGAGTGCTGCACCGCGACCTCAAGCCGGAAAACGTGCTTCTGGATGACGGCACGCCGCGTATCGCCGACTTCGGTTTGGCCGGAGCGCGCTTCGCGCCAGTGGTCACGCGCAGCCACCACGTCATCGGCACCATCTTCTACATGGCCCCGGAGCAGTTCACGGATCTGCAGCTCGCCGATGCGCGCATGGAAGTATACGCCTTGGGCAAGATTCTTTACGAGGCTGCGGCCGGCCGTATGCGCAGGGACACAAGCTTCATCATGGAAACGGCGCGATTGCCGCAGGCGGATGGCGATCTGCTGCGCGGGTTGGACCGCATCGTGCGGCGAGCCACGGCCAAGGATGTCGGTGAGCGCATTCCCGGCGTGCGCGAACTGCGAGCAGAGTTGGAAGCCTTGCCGCTGACTCCCGCGCGGCGCATGGCGGATAAAGTGCCTGCGGATACCAGGCCGCAGCGGCAGTGGTGGCCTGCCGTGGCTCTTGCCGCGCTGGTTTTGGTGCTGGCAGTGATGACAATGCGGCATTCCGGTCCGGCCCCACTGAATCCGATCGCGAGTGCGCCCCAGGTCGAAGAGCCGATTGGAGACCTGCGGGTATCGGCTGACGAAAAACCGGCAAGCCTCGGCGATGGGCTGCCCATAACCTTGGCCGCGAAAGATGGCGGCCTCCTGCGGCTCGTCCCGACCGGGAATGTCGTGGTGAGCGAAGAGCAAGGCGCAGATAGGCGAGTAAGTTTGCCCGCCTTTTATCTGGGCAGTACCGAGGTGACCAACCTGCAATTCGTGGAGTTTCTGAACAGCAGTCTGAGCCGCGTGGAGGTGCGTGATGGCGCGGTGGTCCACGGCGAACAGATCTGGCTCCAGCTCGGCGAGGTGCTCGACGGTGTGGAACCCATCATCTTTGCAGGGGGGGAATTCCGTATCGGCGATCCGTCCCTGGCTGCCAACCCCGTGGTGCGTGTGACGGCCAGCGGTGCCGCGGCATACGCCGCCCACTATGGTCAGCGGCTGCCCACGGCCGAGGAGTGGGCCTTGGCCGCAGGGGCATTACCGGAGCCAAATCGGATCGGTGGGGAGCCCGACGAGGAAGGACAAGTCCAACTGCCCGTGGGTTTGCCGCCCGAGAACGGTTTGGGCTTGCGCGGCCTGGACGGCAATGTGCGCGAGTGGGCCGCGTGCGATGCCGCACTCGGAGCGACAGAGAATCAGGCTTTCGTGGTCATGGGCGACACCGGAGCCCTGGAAGGCAAGGGCCTCAAGCGAGGCGGCCTTGTCGGCAGACAGGAACTCCACGATTGCGCGCCTCTGCCGCGCCAGCCCTGGGAAGCCTTCGAGGACGTGGGCTTCCGCACGGCCATGAGTGCGCCGCGCCAAGACTCTGCAGCTTCGCCGGTCGGGTGA
- the bioB gene encoding biotin synthase BioB produces MNTLDVIGGKALEGLLPHAEEIDFLVNLPLERLPELCAWAQRIKEHSLGKTLGFCAIVNAKSGRCEQDCTFCAQAGHYRTGARTHAFIGREGIREAARHALDKGARRFAIVTSGMRPRPEEFAAIVASVAELRALDMLPGVSIGLLDQQELLRLQEAGLACLHHNLETSGSFFPRICTTHAYAEDVRTVRDAVALGLNVCSGGIFGLGESWADRVDLALLLRELGVWSVPINFLVPIPGTPLGEQPLLAPEEALRIVAVYRFLLPDRHIRICGGRVQVFGQRRAELLMAGASGIMVGDLLTVHGGDAEEDRKDAERLGMRVE; encoded by the coding sequence ATGAATACGCTTGATGTCATAGGCGGCAAGGCTCTGGAAGGGCTTCTGCCGCATGCCGAAGAGATAGATTTCCTCGTGAACCTGCCTCTGGAACGCCTGCCGGAACTGTGCGCCTGGGCCCAGCGCATCAAGGAACACTCCCTGGGCAAAACGCTGGGCTTTTGCGCCATCGTCAACGCCAAGAGCGGGCGCTGCGAACAGGATTGCACCTTCTGCGCTCAGGCCGGCCACTACCGCACGGGAGCACGGACGCACGCCTTCATAGGCCGCGAGGGCATCCGTGAGGCGGCGCGTCATGCACTGGACAAGGGCGCGCGCCGCTTCGCCATCGTAACCAGCGGCATGCGGCCACGACCGGAGGAGTTCGCGGCAATCGTGGCCAGCGTGGCCGAACTGCGCGCCCTGGACATGCTGCCCGGAGTGTCCATCGGCCTGCTCGATCAGCAGGAACTGCTCCGCCTGCAAGAGGCCGGTCTGGCTTGCCTGCATCACAACCTGGAAACATCGGGCAGCTTTTTTCCACGCATTTGCACCACGCACGCCTACGCCGAGGACGTGCGCACCGTGCGCGACGCCGTGGCCCTGGGCCTGAACGTCTGCAGTGGAGGCATCTTCGGCCTGGGCGAATCCTGGGCGGACCGCGTGGACCTGGCATTGCTGCTGCGCGAACTCGGGGTTTGGTCCGTGCCCATTAACTTCCTGGTACCCATCCCCGGCACACCGCTCGGCGAACAACCGCTCCTTGCTCCCGAGGAGGCTCTGCGCATTGTGGCTGTATACCGTTTCCTGCTCCCGGACCGCCATATCCGCATCTGCGGAGGCCGAGTTCAAGTCTTTGGGCAACGGCGCGCCGAACTGCTCATGGCGGGGGCCAGCGGCATCATGGTCGGCGACCTGCTGACCGTCCACGGCGGCGATGCGGAAGAAGACCGCAAGGATGCCGAGCGGCTCGGGATGCGCGTGGAGTAG